The genomic segment CGATCACCGAGTCGTTTCCGCGCAGCCACACCAATCCCTATGGCCACACCAAGCTGGTGTGTGAGGACATGATCGCGGCCCAGTGCGCCGCGCTGCCTGCCTTGCGTGCGGGTGTGCTGCGTTATTTCAACCCGGTGGGTGCCCACCCGAGCGGCTTGATTGGAGAAGACCCGTCCGGTATCCCGAATAACCTGATGCCTTTTGTGACCCAGGTTGCGGTGGGCAAGCGCCCCCGCCTGCAAGTCTTTGGCGGCGACTACGCCACACCCGACGGTACCGGCGTGCGCGACTACATCCACGTGCAAGACTTGGCCCAGGCCCATGTGGCGGCGGTGCGCAAACTCCTGGCAGGGGCTGACACCTTCACCGTGAATGTGGGCACCGGCCAGGGCTACAGCGTTCTGGATGTAGTGCGCGCTTTTGAGCAAGCCAGTGGCAAGCCTGTGCCCTACGACGTGGTGGCGCGCCGCCCCGGCGATGTGGCCCAGTGTTATGCCGATGCCACCATGGCCAAAGCCGTGCTGGACTGGCAGGCCGCGCAAAACCTGCAGTCGATGTGCGAAGACTCCTGGCGCTGGCAGAGCCGCAACCCCGACGGCTATCGCAAGGCCTGAAACCCTAGGGCGGCAGGCGGACGGCGGCCCTTACTGGAGCATGAAGGTCTCGTACTCCAGAACCTCGAGCTTGCGGCTGAGAATCCAGATGCCGGTCAGCACGGTGACCAGCATCGCCAGCGCAAAGCCATAGCCAAACCATGCCGCGCCCAGGTGCAAGGTGATGCCGGTAAACACCGCATT from the Rhodoferax potami genome contains:
- the galE gene encoding UDP-glucose 4-epimerase GalE; the protein is MTSPTTILLTGGAGYIGSHTYVALVEAGYQPLILDDFSNSDPEVLQRLQQITGREVLFQRGNARDRATLEALLTQHQVQAVIHFAGFKAVGESVAQPLKYFENNLGSTIALLQAMATTGCHKLVFSSSATVYGDPASVPITESFPRSHTNPYGHTKLVCEDMIAAQCAALPALRAGVLRYFNPVGAHPSGLIGEDPSGIPNNLMPFVTQVAVGKRPRLQVFGGDYATPDGTGVRDYIHVQDLAQAHVAAVRKLLAGADTFTVNVGTGQGYSVLDVVRAFEQASGKPVPYDVVARRPGDVAQCYADATMAKAVLDWQAAQNLQSMCEDSWRWQSRNPDGYRKA